Proteins encoded by one window of Aphidius gifuensis isolate YNYX2018 linkage group LG2, ASM1490517v1, whole genome shotgun sequence:
- the LOC122850407 gene encoding uncharacterized protein LOC122850407, which yields MNVAVSKKVALIMIKNETNNLLRIMQKDSQKYNTKVISKLTIKVDTLQKSVEKSRHTLDELSTEVATGHSAGSDLLSGGYDIWLGATTIHLYPQGHYSYTHQIARTSYSLFAMSEGTHVSNYWYTMIFSQSLWYTTLFFLLTVAAFLVITYRLKKNFCKSYSEYHDEFSGVSFILIFVLGGVTGQGIQTIPSSWSLRVLIVTALLMGAVISCGFSSTLTSFLAIRGRRLPLKGLEDVAMKRTHSLCVRNDSGAYVNLTTTLTAGAPLRAEWKDIVNTKHCPDMKDTKTLGTKLCNPGVVFLEAPDVFLSVYRLVQHRCDVVQINGDYWPLKISFLFARSSRIQLIINKYLVRLHSSGILKYLEKKWISREFPDSTDHKFSFKPVEHAHIRFIFLGLCLFIIISAVVCVFENVWYNLSTQIAKSLKVRKRKKLIKVLRIAFTIRCTEKKKRQILLRKQDKNCRAAQQSRGEVETL from the exons ATGAATGTCGCTGTCTCAAAAAAAGTAGCACTgattatgattaaaaatgaaactaaTAATCTTCTTAGAATAATGCAAAAagatagtcaaaaatataacacTAAAGTCATTAGTAAACTGACAATCAAAGTGGACACATTGCaaaaaagtgttgaaaaatCACGTCATACATTAGATGAGCTGAGTACAGAAGTTGCAA CTGGTCATTCAGCAGGATCAGATCTTCTTTCTGGTGGATATGATATTTGGCTTGGAGCAACTACAATTCATCTTTATCCTCAAGGACATTATTCCTATACACACCAAATCGCTCGAACTTC GTATTCACTATTTGCAATGTCAGAAGGAACTCACGTTTCTAATTACTGGTATACTATGATATTCAGTCAAAGCTTATGGTATACGACactttttttccttttgaCTGTGGCTGCTTTTCTTGTGATAACAtacagattaaaaaaaaatttctgcaaAAGTTACAGTGAATACCATGATGAATTTTCTGGAGTTTCGTTTATTCTCATTTTCGTTCTTGGAGGTGTGACTGGACAAG GTATACAGACGATTCCTTCATCTTGGTCACTCAGAGTTCTCATTGTCACGGCTTTATTAATGGGAGCAGTGATTTCCTGCGGTTTTAGCAGCACCCTTACATCGTTTTTGGCAATCCGTGGTAGGCGTCTGCCACTTAAAGGTTTAGAAGATGTCGCTATGAAGCGAACACATTCGCTTTGCGTGAGAAATGATAGTGGTGCTTATGTAAATTTAACTACAACACTCACTGCAGGCGCACCACTTCGTGCTGAATGGAAAGATATCGTGAATACAAAGCATTGTCCTGATATGAAAGACACGAAAACTTTAGGAACAAAATTATGCAATCCTGGTGTCGTTTTTCTCGAAGCTCCAGACGTTTTTTTATCTGTCTATCGGCTGGTTCAGCATCGTTGTGACGTTGTTCAAATAAATGGAGATTATTGGcctttaaaaatatcttttttattcgCAAGGTCTTCAAGAATCCaacttattattaataaata CTTAGTGCGGCTCCACTCATCAGGAATTCTTAAATATTTGGAGAAGAAATGGATCTCTAGAGAATTTCCAGATTCAACGGATCATAAGTTTAGCTTCAAACCAGTCGAACATGCACACATTCGATTTATATTTCTTGGACtttgtctttttattattattagtgcTGTTGTTTGTGTATTCGAAAATGTTTGGTATAATTTATCAACGCAAATTGCGAAGAGTTTAAAagttagaaaaagaaaaaaattgatcaaggTGCTGAGGATA gcaTTTACTATTCGATgcacggagaaaaaaaaacgacaaatattgttgagaaAACAGGACAAAAATTGTCGTGCCGCACAACAAAGTAGAGGCGAAGTTGAAACtctataa
- the LOC122849111 gene encoding uncharacterized protein LOC122849111 produces the protein MRQRFWVLDVRNQVRQVIRKCMTCFRFIAEAEKFKMADLPEDRVNARNVFKNVGIDYCGPFFIKEKKFRNTTKIKIYVCVFVCMSVKAVHLEVVSDLTTEGFLGALRRFIARRGTPVKIYSDNGTNFVGAKNQLKELYNLLNSDEHKHLVHNFTASHIPRISWNFIPPLSPHQGGLWESTVKLFKHHLKRVVGESLFTYEVFTTFTTEVGGILNSRPLTQMSSDPNDLNVLTPAHILIGEPIRNLPEQDYTDTPTNRLSFWEHITKMKQHFWARWHIEYLHELQKRHKWAKDTANIKVGEIVLLVEKNAPCTSWPLGRVIEVYPGADQVVRTAVVKTANGTYTRSVTLLCPLPFNDVTPVPNQ, from the coding sequence ATGCGTCAACGTTTTTGGGTACTTGATGTAAGAAATCAAGTACGCCAAGTCATACGTAAGTGCATGACTTGTTTCCGCTTTATAGCTGAAgcagaaaaattcaaaatggctgACCTGCCAGAAGATCGAGTCAATGCCcgaaatgtatttaaaaatgtcgGTATTGACTATTGCGGTCCATTTTtcataaaagagaaaaaattccgtaatacaactaaaataaaaatatatgtatgtgtcTTTGTGTGTATGTCCGTAAAGGCAGTACACTTAGAAGTAGTTAGTGACCTAACAACTGAAGGTTTTTTAGGAGCGTTGCGGCGATTCATTGCAAGACGCGGTACCCCTGTTAAAATCTATTCAGATAACGGTACCAATTTTGTCGGTgcgaaaaatcaattaaaagaattatataatttactaaattCTGATGAGCATAAACATCTGGTGCATAACTTTACAGCGTCACATATACCACGAATATCATGGAATTTTATTCCACCATTATCACCTCATCAAGGGGGACTGTGGGAATccacagtaaaattatttaaacatcatCTCAAACGGGTAGTAGGTGAATCACTTTTCACATATGAAGTATTCACCACCTTCACCACTGAGGTTGGaggtattttaaattcaagacCTCTTACACAGATGTCCTCTGATCCAAATGACCTTAATGTCCTTACACCTGCACATATTCTAATCGGCGAACCTATTCGAAACTTGCCGGAACAAGATTACACTGATACACCCACTAATAGATTATCATTTTGGGAACATATTACCAAGATGAAACAACATTTCTGGGCTCGTTGGcatattgaatatttacacGAGTTACAGAAACGTCATAAATGGGCTAAGGACACCGCTAACATTAAGGTTGGCGAAATAGTCCTCCTGGTGGAGAAAAATGCTCCGTGTACTAGTTGGCCACTTGGACGAGTGATCGAGGTATATCCAGGAGCTGACCAAGTAGTCAGAACCGCAGTCGTGAAGACGGCCAATGGGACCTACACCAGATCAGTCACATTGCTGTGCCCGCTGCCATTCAATGACGTCACACCAGTTCCGAaccaataa
- the LOC122850406 gene encoding uncharacterized protein LOC122850406 — MTDFWKLEEISFEKPKAKHDILCENHFINNIKRDPSGRYIARLPFIKGDRTLGDSRAAAYRRFHALENKFISNSELKLEYHKVMQEYLDLGHMSLVSDDSDHRYYLPHHAVIKKSSSTTKVRVVFDASAKSNNNKSLNDILMTGPTIQNTIFTQLLKFRSHKYVLTADIEKMYRQILLHKDDRAYQRILWRVGDQIRTFELNTVTFGITSSPFLAIRTIHQLADDEANHFPRAAHILKNDLYVDDLLTGASNISETRQLRDEIVKLLKRGQFNIRQWASNEPKLIADLSNVNVNSNFLLDKNCTLKTLGRIGTSTY; from the exons ATGACCGACTTTTGGAAGTTAGAAGAAATCAGTTTTGAAAAACCAAAAGCAAAACATGATATTCTATGcgaaaatcattttattaataatattaaacgtGACCCTAGTGGTCGATATATTGCTAGGTTACCATTTATTAAAGGCGATCGTACGCTGGGTGACTCTAGAGCAGCAGCCTATCGGCGCTTTCAcgcattagaaaataaatttatatctaattcagaattaaaattagaatatcATAAGGTAATGCAAGAATATCTTGATCTCGGTCATATGTCACTTGTATCAGATGATTCTGATCATAGATATTATTTACCGCATCATGCTGTGATTAAAAAATCCAGCTCGACTACTAAGGTTCGAGTAGTCTTTGATGCATCTgctaaatcaaataataataaatcacttaatgatattttaatgacaGGTCCTACTATTCAAAATACCATTTTCACTCAATTACTTAAATTTCGTTCACATAAATATGTCCTCACAGCtgacattgaaaaaatgtatCGTCAAATTCTATTACATAAAGACGATCGAGCATACCAAAGAATACTTTGGCGTGTGGGCGATCAAATTAGaacttttgaattaaatacagTAACTTTTGGCATAACCTCTTCTCCATTTTTGGCTATCCGCACTATTCATCAATTAGCTGATGATGAAGCAAATCATTTCCCACGTGCTGCGCATATTCTAAAAAACGACTTGTATGTTGATGATCTTTTAACAGGTGCAAGTAATATATCAGAAACGCGTCAGCTTCGTGatgaaattgttaaattattaaaacgtgGTCAATTCAATATTCGCCAATGGGCTTCTAATGAACCAAAATTGATAGCAGATTTATCTAATGTCAATgttaattctaattttttactcGATAAAAATTGTACCTTAAAAACTCTTG GAAGAATTGGAACCAgtacatattaa